One Paenibacillus riograndensis SBR5 DNA segment encodes these proteins:
- a CDS encoding TetR/AcrR family transcriptional regulator, with translation MSPRTKKQNELIREQRKQEILQAAIHVYVTKGYAATTLGDIAVQAGLAHGLVYYYFKNKKQLFRELYEYMMEQSLRYTTAYFEQDLPVMAQFKNYATIVCERVIKDPQTQRFYMRISLDLHHLYEPGELSPFDWMKSFVKPMAQAIDRGIRQGVIRQGDANLMAMQFWGAISQGMNYLDQLLQELAAQGLTETEANGAVNDKFNQVAESAISFFKLD, from the coding sequence CAAGAGATTCTGCAAGCGGCCATCCATGTGTATGTGACAAAAGGCTATGCGGCTACGACTTTGGGCGATATTGCTGTTCAGGCCGGTCTTGCGCATGGTCTGGTCTATTACTACTTCAAGAATAAAAAGCAGCTTTTCCGCGAGCTGTACGAATACATGATGGAGCAATCCCTCCGCTACACGACGGCTTACTTCGAACAGGATCTGCCGGTAATGGCGCAATTCAAAAATTATGCCACGATCGTCTGCGAGCGCGTGATTAAGGATCCCCAGACCCAGCGCTTCTATATGCGGATCAGCCTCGATCTCCACCATCTCTATGAGCCCGGAGAATTGTCCCCCTTTGATTGGATGAAGAGCTTCGTCAAGCCAATGGCGCAAGCGATCGATCGAGGCATTCGACAAGGCGTTATCCGTCAGGGGGACGCCAACCTAATGGCTATGCAATTCTGGGGAGCCATCTCTCAAGGAATGAATTATCTGGATCAGCTGCTTCAGGAGCTTGCCGCTCAAGGCCTGACGGAGACGGAAGCGAACGGAGCCGTGAACGATAAATTCAACCAGGTCGCCGAATCGGCCATTTCATTTTTCAAGCTGGACTAA
- a CDS encoding SRPBCC family protein, translating to MSTIRKEILIEAPPEQVWDAVSDIGAVHYRLVPGYTENTLVDGYERTLLLPNGGMTREYIVSIDDEERRMAYAVVEGRMPFLHHHASFQVFPHGDNGAKLIWITDFLPTHLAPEIEARIKRGAEVMKETIEAEAKGGVR from the coding sequence TTGTCAACGATTCGTAAGGAAATTCTGATTGAGGCCCCGCCCGAGCAGGTATGGGATGCCGTCAGCGACATTGGCGCCGTCCATTATCGTCTGGTTCCCGGCTATACCGAGAACACGCTGGTGGACGGATACGAAAGAACCCTTCTCCTGCCAAATGGCGGCATGACGCGCGAGTACATCGTTTCCATCGATGATGAGGAACGCCGAATGGCGTACGCGGTGGTTGAAGGACGTATGCCCTTTTTGCATCATCATGCATCATTTCAAGTCTTCCCTCATGGCGACAACGGTGCCAAGCTCATCTGGATTACCGATTTTCTTCCGACGCATCTTGCTCCCGAGATCGAGGCACGTATCAAGCGCGGAGCGGAGGTTATGAAGGAGACGATTGAGGCTGAAGCGAAAGGGGGCGTTCGATGA
- a CDS encoding NAD(P)H-dependent oxidoreductase produces the protein MSILIVAAHPRIEHSRVNKRWLSELRGYPDQVTVHELYKAYPHFTIHAENEQDLVARYDRIVLQFPIQWYSMPALLKQWLDGVFTTSWLYETGGKAVAGKELVLAMSIGGDESTYQSGGMIGFTISELIRPVQVFSNQVGMTFLPHYKFYGANKATEDQIDNSAQRYVEHITSPDLNPVVVRKRMLAEMMKASSNPS, from the coding sequence ATGAGCATTCTGATCGTTGCCGCTCACCCGCGAATCGAACATTCGCGCGTCAATAAACGCTGGTTGTCGGAATTGCGCGGATACCCCGATCAGGTAACAGTTCATGAGTTATATAAGGCGTATCCCCATTTTACCATTCACGCAGAGAACGAACAGGACCTTGTCGCGCGGTATGACCGCATCGTGTTGCAGTTTCCCATCCAATGGTACAGTATGCCGGCTTTGCTCAAGCAATGGCTCGACGGCGTGTTTACGACATCTTGGTTGTACGAAACCGGGGGAAAAGCCGTTGCCGGTAAAGAACTTGTCCTGGCTATGTCCATTGGAGGCGATGAATCGACTTACCAATCAGGTGGTATGATCGGCTTTACGATCAGCGAGCTGATCCGACCTGTTCAAGTTTTTTCCAATCAAGTCGGGATGACCTTCCTGCCACATTATAAATTTTATGGAGCAAACAAGGCAACGGAAGACCAAATCGACAATAGTGCTCAACGTTACGTAGAACACATTACCTCTCCCGATCTGAATCCGGTCGTCGTTCGAAAACGCATGCTAGCCGAAATGATGAAGGCGAGTTCAAATCCCTCATAA
- a CDS encoding sulfurtransferase, whose amino-acid sequence MDATVTKRWLLARLYEPEQTIVDCRFTLGKPEAGRESYEQEHIPGAVYLDLEHDLSSPVGEHGGRHPLPDPQVLAARLAKLGIGNGSRIVAYDDESGMNAARLWWLLRYLGHENVFILEGGFSAWKAEKFPVTDHQPVRVPSSFEPKVQPQMLADVNEVRRISELSAAAAVPASSSALPVLIDSRAHERYLGLEETLDKKAGHIPGAVNFFWKNTQNTDGSVKSAEQLQEHFAGLDKDAEIIVYCGSGVTACPNVLALEKAGYKNVRLYPGSWSDWISYEGNPIATGEEEKS is encoded by the coding sequence ATGGACGCTACCGTAACCAAACGCTGGCTGCTGGCCAGGCTCTATGAGCCGGAGCAGACGATTGTGGATTGCCGGTTTACACTGGGTAAACCCGAAGCAGGAAGAGAGAGCTATGAACAGGAGCATATCCCTGGTGCCGTTTATCTAGATCTGGAGCATGATTTGTCAAGCCCGGTGGGAGAACACGGCGGACGTCACCCGCTCCCTGACCCACAGGTGCTTGCTGCCCGCCTGGCAAAGCTCGGAATCGGGAACGGTTCCCGGATTGTCGCTTATGACGACGAGAGCGGAATGAATGCAGCACGGCTCTGGTGGCTGCTGCGCTACCTTGGGCATGAGAATGTATTCATTCTGGAAGGCGGCTTCAGCGCCTGGAAGGCTGAGAAGTTCCCGGTCACAGATCATCAGCCGGTACGGGTGCCTAGCAGCTTCGAGCCCAAGGTACAGCCGCAGATGCTGGCGGATGTCAATGAGGTTCGCCGGATTTCGGAACTATCGGCGGCGGCGGCCGTTCCGGCTTCCTCCTCTGCCCTTCCCGTTCTGATCGATTCACGTGCACATGAACGCTACCTGGGTCTTGAAGAGACCTTGGATAAGAAAGCCGGACATATCCCCGGTGCGGTCAACTTTTTCTGGAAAAACACGCAGAATACAGATGGAAGCGTCAAAAGTGCCGAGCAGCTGCAGGAACACTTCGCGGGGCTGGACAAGGATGCTGAGATTATCGTCTATTGTGGCTCCGGTGTAACCGCCTGCCCGAATGTACTGGCGCTGGAAAAGGCCGGGTACAAGAATGTGCGGCTGTATCCGGGAAGCTGGAGCGATTGGATTAGTTATGAGGGGAACCCGATTGCGACGGGAGAAGAGGAAAAGTCGTAA
- a CDS encoding zf-HC2 domain-containing protein: protein MNKLSCEIVRDLLPLYYDEVCSADTRKSIEAHLATCEHCTADLHKLQQSSRLPFEVIEKNKQESTALANFKGYWHRSRAAAFARGLLLATTICGVIGLGYVGLFRWNITQVPSSVIKISDVSLLKDGKIAYHVKLTDGYRVNQISGKSEGNGNFYITPMRPVFKTKTDAELGLGNSYELIDLEQLNANHTDPSTQIKAIYYGPKDDNPILIWKQGMQLPPATDAVEAQFRDRD from the coding sequence ATGAATAAACTATCCTGCGAAATCGTCAGGGATTTGCTGCCGCTATACTATGATGAAGTGTGCAGTGCAGATACCAGAAAATCCATCGAGGCCCATTTAGCGACCTGCGAGCATTGTACTGCCGACCTGCACAAGCTGCAGCAGAGCAGCCGCCTGCCTTTTGAGGTCATCGAAAAGAACAAACAGGAAAGCACCGCACTTGCAAACTTCAAAGGATATTGGCACCGTTCCAGAGCTGCGGCATTTGCCAGAGGCCTGCTTCTTGCCACAACCATATGCGGTGTTATCGGTTTAGGGTATGTTGGCTTATTCCGCTGGAATATTACACAGGTCCCCTCCAGTGTTATCAAAATTTCCGATGTAAGCCTACTTAAGGACGGGAAGATCGCATATCATGTCAAGCTGACCGATGGATACCGGGTGAATCAGATCAGCGGTAAATCGGAAGGCAACGGCAACTTCTATATAACTCCGATGCGGCCTGTCTTTAAGACCAAAACAGATGCAGAGCTTGGGCTCGGCAACAGCTACGAATTGATCGACCTCGAACAATTAAATGCCAACCATACGGACCCTTCCACTCAGATTAAAGCCATCTATTACGGCCCCAAGGATGACAATCCTATTCTGATCTGGAAGCAAGGAATGCAGCTGCCGCCAGCAACCGATGCCGTTGAAGCTCAGTTTAGGGACCGGGATTAG
- a CDS encoding RNA polymerase sigma factor: MADVEQIYEQYFQDVYLFALSLSRDQQIAEEITQETFVKAVKNIDQFKGNCKISVWLCQIAKNTYFKYMDKQKRDLGNPQEIMQGNSLSMEQKLIDKTEALRIHKLLHGLKEPYKEVFTLRVFGELSFDHISEVFGRTESWARVTFHRARNIIQDLLMEENR; this comes from the coding sequence GTGGCCGATGTAGAGCAAATCTACGAGCAATATTTTCAGGATGTATACTTATTTGCGTTGTCTCTAAGCAGAGATCAACAGATTGCCGAGGAGATTACGCAAGAAACCTTTGTAAAAGCAGTGAAAAATATCGACCAGTTCAAAGGCAATTGTAAAATCAGCGTCTGGCTGTGTCAAATCGCCAAAAACACCTACTTCAAGTATATGGACAAACAAAAACGCGATCTGGGCAACCCGCAGGAAATAATGCAGGGAAACAGCCTCTCGATGGAACAAAAGCTGATTGACAAAACAGAAGCCCTGCGAATCCATAAGCTGCTGCACGGTCTGAAAGAGCCTTATAAGGAAGTCTTTACGTTGAGGGTATTCGGAGAGCTGTCCTTTGACCATATCAGTGAGGTCTTTGGCAGAACGGAAAGCTGGGCCAGAGTTACCTTTCACCGCGCACGAAACATCATTCAAGATTTATTAATGGAGGAAAACCGATGA